In Prescottella soli, a genomic segment contains:
- a CDS encoding ABC transporter ATP-binding protein, with product MATVTFDGITRRYPGADRPAVDTLDLDIADGEFLVLVGPSGCGKTTSLRMLAGLEDVDDGRLLIGDRDVTDVDAKDRDIAMVFQNYALYPHMSVAENMGFALKIAKTPKDEIKRRVQEAAKMLDLEPYLDRKPKALSGGQRQRVAMGRAIVRQPQVFLMDEPLSNLDAKLRVQTRNQIARLTRRLGVTTLYVTHDQVEAMTMGDRVAVLEGGVLQQVDTPRNLYLRPANRFVAGFIGSPAMSLIDLPVVDGGARLADVTVPIARDVVDAVDGGAVTVGVRPEALRLCGAGEGVEMRVDVVEELGADAYLYGHVAVDGARHALTVRTEGHRSVPIGTCVRVSFDPDTLHVFDHATGLRLSA from the coding sequence ATGGCCACCGTCACCTTCGACGGCATCACCCGCCGCTACCCGGGAGCCGACCGGCCCGCCGTCGACACACTCGACCTCGACATTGCGGACGGCGAATTCCTCGTTCTCGTAGGGCCTTCCGGCTGCGGCAAGACGACATCGCTGCGCATGCTCGCCGGACTCGAGGACGTCGACGACGGGCGCCTGCTGATCGGCGACCGCGATGTCACCGATGTGGACGCCAAGGACCGGGACATCGCGATGGTGTTCCAGAACTACGCGCTGTACCCGCACATGTCGGTCGCGGAGAACATGGGCTTCGCGCTGAAGATCGCCAAGACACCCAAGGACGAGATCAAGCGCCGCGTGCAGGAGGCGGCGAAGATGCTCGACCTCGAGCCGTACCTGGACCGCAAGCCGAAGGCGCTGTCCGGTGGCCAGCGGCAGCGCGTGGCGATGGGGCGGGCGATCGTGCGGCAGCCGCAGGTGTTTCTGATGGACGAGCCGCTGTCGAACCTCGACGCGAAGCTGCGCGTGCAGACCCGCAACCAGATCGCCCGGCTCACCCGGCGACTCGGTGTCACCACGCTCTACGTCACGCACGACCAGGTGGAGGCGATGACGATGGGCGACCGGGTCGCGGTGCTCGAGGGTGGCGTCCTGCAGCAGGTGGACACCCCACGAAACCTGTACCTGCGCCCGGCAAACCGCTTCGTAGCCGGGTTCATCGGTTCGCCCGCAATGAGTTTGATCGACCTCCCTGTCGTCGATGGCGGTGCCCGCCTCGCCGATGTCACCGTCCCGATCGCCCGGGACGTCGTCGACGCGGTGGACGGAGGAGCCGTCACGGTCGGCGTGCGGCCCGAGGCTCTGCGGCTGTGCGGTGCCGGCGAAGGCGTCGAGATGCGGGTGGACGTGGTGGAGGAACTCGGTGCGGACGCGTACCTGTACGGCCACGTAGCCGTCGACGGTGCCCGCCACGCCCTGACCGTCCGGACCGAGGGACACCGGTCGGTGCCGATCGGCACCTGTGTCCGGGTGAGTTTCGACCCGGACACCCTGCACGTCTTCGACCACGCCACCGGGCTGCGGCTGAGCGCCTGA